From candidate division KSB1 bacterium, the proteins below share one genomic window:
- a CDS encoding glycoside hydrolase, which yields MKHLKVAFLWHQHQPNYYHPGKEIFILPWVRMHALKDYYDMVAILDDYPEIHQNVNLVPSLLAQLQDYIDDKCQDRIEILTNKNVSDLTQSEQIQILKYFFQANWKNQVEIYPGYKNLLQKRGRHFDPQNPQTALNNYSKQDFLDLQIWFNLSWVGEIYKKKEPFKSLIIKDHGFSTEDKINLMKAQRQLLKNVIEKHKELLENGQIELSTTPYYHPILPLLCDSSIAKESQPGIQLPEKLFQAREDAADQIKRAIHFHEKIFGQKPLGMWPSEGSVSEEVAELFAANEMNWIATDEEILFSTWHKLGWQNRSREELYQSWKYDSTSGPINIFFRDHELSDLIGFVYQNWDAEQAANDFITKLKNIRKNIIHRFGEKRLDKAIVSIILDGENCWEFYKENGKPFLQALYSSLTTEQSLKTVTFSEYLTKSEESEKLPRLFPGSWINHNFAIWIGHPEDNQAWDYLYKARQAWQTAKNSGSYSDDVIAQAHEGILIAEGSDWYWWYGDDHTNENADEFDEIFRHHLIRMYELLNLDVPAHLYQSIRQGGHKKHLSCKPMGFISPVIDGIETNYFEWLGAGSYDTKVQGDSMHQMSQFVESIDFGFDLNNFYIKVITDQQFSKKHLFDYEIEVCIFEPGRINILVNLGSLAKKGMNNSLSVRKNGKSIDNPVGIKAAFKSFLELKIPFDDFDGAPADKVQYQIKLFRNKKLIEKWPKEELIECEIPGPEFEKIEWRV from the coding sequence GTGAAGCACCTAAAGGTGGCATTTCTCTGGCACCAACATCAGCCTAATTACTATCATCCGGGTAAAGAGATATTTATTTTGCCCTGGGTTCGGATGCATGCACTTAAGGATTATTACGATATGGTAGCTATTTTGGATGATTACCCTGAAATACATCAAAATGTTAATTTAGTTCCTTCACTACTGGCGCAGTTGCAGGATTACATCGATGACAAATGCCAGGATCGAATAGAGATACTAACGAATAAGAATGTGAGTGACTTAACACAGTCTGAGCAAATACAGATCCTCAAATATTTTTTTCAAGCAAATTGGAAAAACCAGGTTGAAATTTACCCAGGGTATAAAAATTTACTACAAAAACGCGGTCGGCATTTTGATCCTCAAAATCCTCAAACAGCGTTAAACAATTATTCAAAACAGGATTTTTTAGATTTACAAATATGGTTCAATCTTTCCTGGGTAGGAGAAATCTACAAAAAGAAAGAGCCGTTTAAATCACTAATAATAAAGGATCATGGATTTTCTACGGAAGATAAAATAAATCTAATGAAAGCCCAAAGGCAATTGTTAAAGAATGTGATTGAGAAACACAAAGAATTACTGGAAAATGGTCAAATAGAATTATCCACTACGCCATATTATCATCCAATCTTGCCGTTATTATGCGATAGTTCGATTGCTAAAGAATCTCAGCCTGGTATACAGTTACCGGAAAAATTATTTCAAGCCAGGGAAGATGCAGCAGATCAAATTAAGCGTGCGATACATTTCCATGAAAAAATATTTGGACAAAAACCTTTGGGTATGTGGCCGTCTGAAGGCAGCGTAAGCGAGGAAGTAGCGGAATTGTTTGCAGCGAATGAGATGAATTGGATTGCAACGGATGAAGAAATTTTATTTTCAACCTGGCACAAATTGGGGTGGCAAAATAGATCCAGGGAGGAATTATATCAAAGCTGGAAATATGATTCCACTTCAGGTCCCATCAATATTTTTTTTAGAGACCATGAATTGTCTGATTTGATTGGATTTGTTTACCAAAACTGGGATGCAGAACAAGCGGCCAATGATTTTATCACAAAGCTAAAAAATATTCGCAAAAATATTATTCATCGGTTTGGTGAAAAAAGATTAGATAAAGCTATTGTCTCAATCATATTAGATGGTGAAAACTGTTGGGAATTCTATAAAGAAAATGGCAAGCCATTTCTGCAAGCGTTATACAGCTCACTCACAACTGAACAAAGCCTTAAGACAGTAACTTTTAGCGAGTATTTGACAAAATCAGAAGAAAGCGAAAAATTACCAAGGCTTTTCCCCGGATCGTGGATTAACCATAATTTTGCTATTTGGATCGGCCATCCGGAAGATAACCAGGCGTGGGATTACCTGTATAAAGCACGTCAAGCTTGGCAAACTGCTAAAAATTCCGGTTCCTATTCTGATGATGTTATTGCACAAGCACATGAGGGTATTTTGATTGCCGAAGGATCGGATTGGTATTGGTGGTATGGCGATGATCATACCAACGAAAATGCTGATGAGTTTGATGAAATATTTCGACATCATTTGATCAGAATGTATGAACTCCTTAATCTGGATGTACCGGCTCATTTGTATCAATCGATTCGCCAGGGAGGACATAAAAAGCATCTATCTTGTAAACCAATGGGATTCATCTCGCCGGTTATCGATGGTATCGAAACCAATTACTTTGAATGGTTAGGAGCGGGGAGTTATGACACCAAGGTTCAAGGGGATTCAATGCATCAAATGTCTCAATTTGTGGAGTCAATTGATTTTGGATTTGATCTTAATAATTTTTATATAAAAGTAATAACCGATCAACAGTTTTCAAAGAAACATTTGTTTGATTATGAAATTGAAGTTTGTATTTTTGAACCCGGGAGAATAAATATCCTTGTCAACCTGGGCTCTTTGGCTAAAAAAGGAATGAATAACAGTTTGTCTGTCAGAAAGAATGGAAAATCGATTGACAACCCTGTTGGTATTAAAGCCGCTTTTAAATCTTTTCTCGAATTGAAAATTCCATTTGATGATTTTGATGGAGCGCCCGCTGACAAAGTCCAGTACCAGATTAAGTTATTCAGGAATAAGAAATTGATTGAAAAATGGCCAAAAGAAGAACTGATTGAATGTGAAATCCCCGGCCCGGAATTTGAGAAAATCGAATGGCGGGTATAA